In Actinomycetota bacterium, the DNA window CCGTGACCACGTGCTGGCCGGAGAGATTCGCGTGTCGGCGGGTGACGGCGCCGAAGCCTGGATCGACACGAACGACGTCGGGGACGTCATGACGGCTGCCCTGCTGGACCGGCGCCACATCGGCCAGACGTACTCGCTGTCCGGACCCCGCACCCTGACCATGACCGAGGTCGCCGCCGAGCTGACCGTCGCCACCGGCCGTCCGGTCGGCTACGTCGATCTCGCGCCGGAGGAGCACGTCGCCGAACTGGTCGGGTTCGGCCTGACGCTGGAGGACGCGGAGTCGGTGCGCGATCTGTTCGCGGTGATCCGCAACCACCGTTCGGAGTACGTGTCGGACGGCGTCCAGCAGGTTCTCGGCCGGGCCCCGCGCGACTTCACAGACTGGGCCCGCGAGACCGCCAAGACCGGGGTGTGGGCGGCGTAGCGGCGACAACGATGGCCATCCATCCCGCGATCTATCACGACGACACACCACGAGAGATCGGCTTCTTGACCGCGGCGGATCGCGCGGGTGGCATCGACATCGCGCTCAACGTGAACACCGTCTCGTAGGAGTAACAAAGCATCA includes these proteins:
- a CDS encoding NAD(P)H-binding protein; translated protein: MLSGKGKTGRRVVEQLEARGVPYRLASRSSEQRFDWYDDSTWSATVAGADTAYLAPPVGPTGLTQAGRFIKQAAADGLRRVVLLSGRGVGSPGREFDVYESGLELEHAVKDSGVDWTIVRPAWFAQGFSEDFLRDHVLAGEIRVSAGDGAEAWIDTNDVGDVMTAALLDRRHIGQTYSLSGPRTLTMTEVAAELTVATGRPVGYVDLAPEEHVAELVGFGLTLEDAESVRDLFAVIRNHRSEYVSDGVQQVLGRAPRDFTDWARETAKTGVWAA